The DNA segment AATCCGCAAAACGCTGTGCGATCTGATCTGCATAGATGGTGCGCAACCGAAATGCGCGTGGGATTTCAACATCATGCATTTCGCGCGCGCGCACGGGCGAGACCAGGTTGGATGCAAGGTAAAACAGGTCATCCGGGTCAGTCGGATCCCCGCGTTCCAGCGCATCAAAGAACAGGTTCACGTTCTCCTCGAAGCTCAGGTCCAGATCAAGCCGCAAAGGCGTATCCGCATGCGCCGAAGGTGCAGCCCACAGGCATGTCGAGAGTGCAAGGCCTCTGAGCAGGTGATCAATTTTCAAGGCTCAATTAGCGTTTGTTATGCGTGCCCATGTGCGATAGAACATATAGTGAACATACTGTGTGGAGGGGTATATATGGACCACGACATCTTTCTGGTTTGGCTCAATGAGACGGATAACCTCTCGCCGGACCAGCGCGCCGAGGCGAGTCGGATCCTTTCTGGGTCTCCGTCATTGCAGGCGGTGGTCGATCTCCTTGAGGCAAAGGTTCGTGAGGACCGTATCTGCCCGCACTGCGCTTCAGAAGGAGCTATCATCAGGGGTCATGCAAGTGGCCTTTCCCGGTTCTTTTGCAAAGGCTGCGGCAAAACCTTCAACGCGTTGACCGGTACTCCGCTGGCGCGCCTGCGCCACAAGGGCCGTTGGGCAGAGTTCGCTGCTTCGTTACGTGACGGCGAAACGGTAAAGGTATCCGCTGAGCGTTGCATGGTGGCGCGCACGACCGCTTTTCGTTGGCGTCATCGTTTTCTTCGGGCGGTGACGGCTGGGGCGATCAAGTTGCGCGGCATCGTCGAAGCCGACGAGACCTTCTTTCTGAGCAGCCGAAAAGGTGAACGAAACCTTGATCGTAAGGCCCGTAAACGTGGCGGCAAGGCCGCCAAACGCGGCTTGTCGGAGGAGCAGGTTCCGGTCTTGGTCGCAGCCGACCGATCCGGCACCACCATAAGTGCTGTCTTGCCAGCAGTGACGGCCGCACATCTGCAGGCGGTTTTGCAGCCGCTTCTCGATCCTGATGCGCTCTTGGTCACTGATGGCTGCACCAGTTACCCGCCTTGCGCAGCAGCAATGGGCATCAGCCATGAAAGCCTCAACCAGACTGCAGGACAACGTGTTCGCGGGGAGTTGCACATTCAAACCGTGAACAGTCGACATGAGCGGCTCAAGACATTCCTGCGGCGCCATCGCGGCATCGCAACCAAGTACTTGGACAGCTACCTGCGCTGGTTTCAACTTGCAGTCATTCCAAAACACCAAACTCCCCGCGCGATACTCGCCGCCGCCGCAGGAATCCTGCCTATCTCAAGGCACGCATAATTAACGCCAATTGAGCCATTTTCAATCGTGTCAACATCGCGTTGCAACCTTTTTAAATAATCCAGCATCTGTTGGGCCTCGGCAAGATCAGCTTCAAGGCGCGGGATGGTCGATTCCTCAATCCTCCTGCGTGCTCTATGATCACGCTCCGTGGCGAGCATGCTATAGATCCTGCGCACAGGGTTGGAGCCCTGTTGGCCGGCTTGCCTGTCTGTGATCTGCTGTGGCAGGTCGTAATTCATCCTTCGCATCTCTGCGATGATCTGCGCTTCGATCGCCGCAATCCCGGCTTCATAGGCAGCGATCGACTCTGCGATCGGCCCTCTGGGGATCAGCGCCGGATTGGACAATATCGCCATGTCTTCAACACTTGCCCCCCAGTTCTTGATGGCCTGCCCTTCCGCGTAGAGATTGGCAAAAACATCCACGGCATCAGGTGGCACATCGCCCGCAGCGCGTGCAAAATCGATCAAGAACCACCGCACATGATTGGAGTACACGTAGGCATATTCCACATGTTTCTTTAGTTCGGCATCATCCTGGTAAACACTCTCAATCACCCGCAACAGACCTTGCTGTGTTCTGTATGTGATATGCATATGGACGAATTGGAAGGCCGCCTGGTTTCCTAGATCCTCGCCAATTCCAAGCTTCCCCCAGGCGCGCCCAAAACTGCGAACTGCGCGTTCGAATCTGGGGCGCGAAAAACCTCGATATTGTCGCGCCACATCTTCACCAACATCCTCATAGGTCTCGATGAAGTATTTCCATTCCGGACTAACCTGTTCAGACAATCTGCCCACGCCCTCGGCGATTTGTTCGACCGCCGTGCCCACATTCTCCGCCACGCTGTCAGAGGCCTGCTCGTTATAATACCACGCCCCCGAAGTGACCAGTTCACCGCGCGTGAATTTGGCAATCTCCAGTCCCATCTGGTTGAACTCTGCCAGCACCAGCTCCTTGAAATCATCCGCGTCTGCCATCAGTTCAACCTTATCTCGCCTGCTTTGGCGTCTATCTTGTCTTCCATATCGATCTTGAAAGATTTCCCCGACAAGATAACTCGCCCGTCCTTATGCATCGTCAAAACCGATTTTCCGACTTTGATTGCGACAAGAGAATGAGCGGAAAGATCCAGAACCCTATTTGCTGTCACCGTCACATTGGTGCCCGCATTCAGGCTGATTTGTTGACCGGCGCTGATGTATTTATGCGAGCCCACAGTTTCCGATGACAACACGCCAACAGCCTCGGTCTTACTTTTTTCCACGGTCAAGGCGTAGTTGCCCGTCCCTGGATTGATCACACCGGGCAGTCCAAGGGCACTCGCAACTTTGCCAATGCCTTCCGTCAGGGTTTGCAGCCCGCGAGAGAACATTTGCCCAAGATTGGAAGGGCCGACAGATATGAAAACATTTCCACCGATACGTTCGATGTGATTGTCTCCGACCTCTATGACCTTTTCCGCACCTACACTCTGCACCCAGTTATTGTCGATGCGCTCGGTGTGGTTGTTACGGGTCTTCTCGTTCCTGTCCTTCTGCGCATGCAGGAACACTTCCTCCCGCCCGGCCTCATCCTCAAACCGCAGCTCGTTGAACCCTGTCCCCTTGTGGGTGTCGGACTTGATGGTCATGCGGGTCTTGTGTTCGGGCAGTTTGTAAGGAGGGCGGTTGCGGGCGTTGTAGGTACGTCCGGTGATGATGGGTTGGTCGGCATCCCCGTCGAAGAAATCCACGATGACTTCCTGGCCAATGCGCGGGATGGCCATATGGCCCCAGCCGCCTCCGCCCCAGTTCTGGCTGACGCGGATCCAGCAGCTGGAGTGCTCGTCGGCAGGTGTGTGGCGATTCCATTCGAATTGGACCTTCACGCGGCCAAAATTGTCACAATAAATCTCTTCTCCGGGGGGGCCGGTGACCACGGCCATTTGCGGCCCGTCCACCACCGGTTTGCGCGGCACTGCGGGGCGATAGGGCAGATGTCCGGGCTTGGTGACGAAGCTGGCGGAATAGGTCGTGGGCGCGTCGCCTGCGTCTTCTTCCAGCGCGGCGGATTGCTGGCCCGAATGCGACACGGCCAGCAGCCGGTGGCGGCTATTGGCGCGCGGGTCAGTATGGGCGGCCAGCGTCATCTGGAAGGCTGCGTTCAAATGCAGGCAATTCGTCTCACCCGCGCCAGTGGTGGCATCGACCCGCTCAGCCTCGATCCTGTGGCGGGTGAAGCGGTTGCCCACGCTGGCGGGGTCTTTGTAGCGGCCCGGATAGGCGAAATGCTCGTAGCGCCCTTTCAGCCCGTCCAGCCGCTCGCCCACGGCCAGCGTGCCCATCCCGGCGGGGGGGTTGTGGAACGTGTAATCCTCCATCGCATAATGCGAGGCGCGCAGCCGCTCGGTCTGACTGAAGCGGCTGACCCAGACCCCGCGCGACTGCCCGCCGGGATTGGCATTATAGGCCAGCACCGGATCGGCGATCATCGGCATGGCCAGCGGCGCATCGGTCACGATCAGCTTATGGCCGTCGGGCGAATGGGCGAAGGCGTAGAAAATCCCTTCCTCGGCCAGAATGCGCTCCAGGAACGCGCGGTTGGTCTCGCCCGCCTGGGTCAGATATTCGCGCGGCAGATAGGTCTCAGCCAGCCGCCAATCCACATCCGTGACGCCCTGTTCGGACAGCAATTGCGCGGCCACTTCGGGCACGGTCATATCCTGCCAGATGCGCCAATCCGAGCCATGATCGAGCCGCGACAGGCTCGGGCGCAGCACCAGCGTATAAAAGGTGCGCCGGTACCCGCTATCGCCGCGCATGGCATCTGTGACAATCCCGTGGAAATGACGCGGGGTCTGGTATTTGCTATACAATCCCAGACAGGCCGGCGCATCCAGCAGGGCTGCCAGATCGATATCAGGGTCCAATGAGGCCAGATCCACAACGATCTCGAAGGGCGTGTTGATCGCCTCTTGCACCGAGAACCCCACAACCGTGAACCGCCCCGCCGCCGCTTCAAACCCGAAGGCCAGATCCTGATCCTGATCCAGAAACCGCTGCGCAAGGCTGGAAAGCTGCTCAAATAAGCTCATGAAATCTCCTCTATGCTGTCAATTTTAGCCGTCCGCGCCATCTGGGCTGACGAGTAATCAGGGGGCTCTGCAAAGGCCAGTGCCAGGCCGGAAGCGCCCGCACCTTCAGGCGCCATTTACGGTCCGCCGGAAATTGGAATTCCAACGCATGATCCTGTGTCACCGAGGCAGAAATTTTCGGCGGCGTCCCGGCGAGGGGCTGTGAAATGTCAATCTGCTCTTGCAGCCTGTTCTCACCAATCAATAACAGGCTCAGCTGCTCTTCGTGCAACACACCATGGGTGACGAAGGCCAGATATTCCTGCGCGTTGCCCAGCTGCCAAACTTGGTCGATGTAGCGTCCCGCTATGGGCAGATCGATGGCGGTCATCGTGCTGCGCAGGATCGCGGGCGTATCCTCATCCCCATCTGACTGATCCAGCCAGAAATTCGGCGTAACATCGCGCATCAAACCCCCACCACCACAAAGCTGCCCGCCGCCGCCTCAAACCCAAAGGCAAGGTCCTGATCCTGATCAAGAAACCGCTGTGCAAGGCCCGAAAGCTGCTCGAATAATCCCATTATATACCCTCTACCTTAAAACTGGATCGCGCTGCCTGCAGACAGGCGCAGGAAATCCACGCCTTCGGGCGCGGGCGTGATTGTCTGAAACACGGCGGGCAAGCGGCGCGCCTGACCGGCACAATCATCACGACACATCAAAGCGGTTGTGTCATCGACTGCAGTGGCCTGAAGCTGCGGCTTGAAACTGTAGTTCTTATGGCTGCCAACTGCGCCTTGTCGGCGCCAGATATCTTCAGCCGTCGCCTGGCCGACCGGATGGCAGGCTGCTATGGCTTCTGACTTCGACAGGATCCCCAAGCCTATATAGAAGCCGATCAGATTGGACACGAGATCTTCCTGGGAATAGCCGCTATCAGTCATCCAGCGCGGCGGAATGCTGCTTTGAAATCTCTCGAAACGGTGCGAGACATCCATGAAGATCGACAATGCCACAGCGCGGGCGCGCGTCTGGGTCAAGCCATGTTTGATCAGAAAAATGCCCTCGCGGCCTGGACGGCCCGGGTAGCCCGCATGATCCTGACGGTAGCGGACCCGAAACCCGGTCGACCCATCGGCAAAGCGCAGATAGGGGTCATCTGCGCATCGCGCCAGCCGCGCACGCAGAATGCTGCCCGCCACACCGTACATCACCCTGTCACCCAATGTCGGGTCGCAAGCATTGCGCATGACTGCCGGTCCTTGGGCGTTCATCGCACGCCATAGATTTGCAGCCCCGATTTCAGGGCGGGTGCTGAAGGGGTTCAGATGGCCCAGATCAACCCAGCCACAATTGCATGTGTAGATCAGCCCGTAATTCACCCCATCCCAGGTTCGGCGCTGATTGTATTGGTTCCATGCACGCGCGATGTCAGCGAATTCACTCATCTCAACCTCGCGTCAAATACCAGGTCGATCTGGCTTGGCACGCAATTGGCTTGCGTATCTTCCGACCAATAATGAACATCATCAGCGCGGCTTTGAGCCTGAAGCGCGGCAAGATCAGGTTCGGATGACAATGGCAGATGCAGGGAAATCCGCGTGCCACATATGCCGCCGCATTCCAGAAAGGCGCGGCTGTAGCGCATTGGTCCGCACTGCCCGTCAATCTGCAGATGTCGGATGTTTCGGGTGATGCCAAAGACAACGCGCGGATCATGTGCTGAAACAGACGAGAATTCCATCGGCACCAGCCGGACAAAAGCCCAAAGGAGCCCAGCACTCGCAACCCCGAAAGCGCATAGCACAAGTACAAGACGCTTCATTTGCGCCTCGCAGACGGGCCCTTGCGCAACGGGTTTGAGAAGCGAGCGTAGATGCGGGTTACGTATTTAAGGATATCTTCGGGCAGCCAGTATCGGGCGGGGCGGGCGTTGCGTTTGGTGGCGGCTACGGCAAGGGTCTCGGGGCGGGCGGCTTCAACGGGGCTTAACGCCTCGGGCTCGATCAGAGAGAACACCCCCTCACGCGCGACCACCGGATCAGGCTTGCGCCGCTCGGGGCTGCGGTCATCTGTGATCTCGAGTTTGAACATGGCGCGCTTCCAAATGCAGACGGGCCCGCAATATCCCATCTGGCAGGGATTGGGGCCGGTTTAAGTAAGATAATCCTTCAGCCCTGCCTGAAATACGGACAGGGCTGAAGGGGTACCCAGCCGCCCGTGTAATCGGGCGGCACTCGTTACAGACACTTTTGTGCCCCCGAGGCCGCGCAGTTGGGCTGCATGCCCGCGCGTGGCCCCGGGGCTAATGGATCAGGCCTGGATCGGATTGCGCCAGTCATCAGAGCCGGATGTGCCCGCGACCACATGATCCCACATGATCTTGCGGTAGGTCATCTTGACCTGCACAAGCTGGGTGTAATCCTTGGAGGTCATGTCCTTGCAATGTGGCATGTCGCAATTGATATCGACGATCAAAGCCTCTTCCAGCGCGGTGGTGAAGAAATGCACCTGCTCGGATGCCTGGGTGCGGTACCATTTCAGCTCGACCTTGGTGAGCAATTCGCCGGTGACCAGCGCGTTGTACAAAAGCGGCACCGATTTGTTCAGCGTGCAAGTAAAGGTAAAGGGCTGGTGGATGCGGGTGCCCGTGGGTGAGCCCGACTGCGGGTCGCGCGGTGTGATCACCGCATGTGAGAACGCCTGCACCATGATCTCGTCTTCATGGCCTGCTTGCCATTCATTGGTGATGGAATCAAATGTGGTCGCCCCTTGGGTGATCAGGCCCTGGGTTTCGCCTTCAATGGTCAGATACGCCGGCATTGGCATGGGAAGTCTCCTTATAAACACGCTACATCAGTCGCATCGCGGGTTTGGATGCACGCTGAGCCAAAACGGTCGTGCAGAAGTTTGAGCAAAATCAACAAAAATCTTCAAAAAAATGCACATCCTGTAAGCGGCTGTAATAAAACGATATTGCAAAACTTTCGACCGCTTGGTCGGGCGAAAATCCGCCCGATTTTGACCCCTCCGGGCGGATTTCCGCCCGCAGGTATTATGCTACCCCAAAAAACAGCCCAAAAAGGCGGTAGTTTAGCCATTGAACTATAGGGGGAATAGCACGAACACCGCTAGGTGATTCGAATCACCCCGAAAACCACCGATCATCACCCTGACTTGCAGCCTGCGCGCATAGCAACTGTCGCATCACGACGACCGAACATCCGCCTCGGTGTCCACATCACTCCAATCGATCGACACTTACAGCTTTGACACCCAACCGCGTGCCCGGCGCTGCAGGCCAGTGCCGCCACGACCGGCCGCTTTCATCAGATGCTGCAAGCGCAATGCCGCACTGCCGTCAGTCCGCTTTCCGCCCACCGCGTCGGTCATGCCGCAAGCGCGAAGGATTTCTGCGCAGGTGCAGCGAATGACCGGAAGGTCCGCACAGCTGCCGGTCGGACCGCGTTTCGCATGCTGCACCGCCGCAAGGCAGCTATGAGATACCGTATTGGGGCTCGGCACGAATCACGGCCGTTGTGAATTGAAATCCGAGGTTGATTGATGTGTCGTTGCCCTTGGCACGCTGGGCTGCGTGTCAACGGGGTCGTGCTGTGAAGCGCGCCCCAAGATATCCAATACGAAAGGGCAACGACATGGATTTGTATATCGGTTTAGACGTCTCTCTTGCAAGCACCGCGATTTGCGTGGTGTCCGCGCAGGGCAAGGTGGTGAAAGAAACGGCCGCGCCGAGCGAACCCGAAGATCTGGTGAGGGTCTTGCGTGGCCTGCCCGGGCGCGTCGTTGGGGTAGGGCTTGAAGCTGGGCCATTGTCGCAATGGCTGTATCAGCATTTGACCGAGGCTGGCTTTGCCACCGTTTTGATGGAAACTCGGCAGGTGAAGGGTGCGCTGAAGGCGATGCCGATCAAAACAGACCGGCGCGACGCCGAAGGGATTGCGCGGCTCTTGCAGATGGGGTGGTTCCGATCGGTTCATTGCAAATCCCTGTCGGCACAGGAAATGCGCGCGCTGCTGTCTTCGCGCAAGGCAATCCAGCAAGCGACCCTCTCGCTTGAGCTGTCGATCCGTGGAGTGCTGCGCAACTTCGGACTGAAGATGGGACAGGTGGCCAAGGGGCGGTTTGAACAGCGGGTGCTGGAGCTGGCCGAGGGCAATCCTATGCTGGAAGCTGCCGCGACCCCGATCCTGAGTGCGCGCCGTGCCCTGCGTCAGGAGCTGGCAGGGATGGAGAAGTTGCTGCGTGATCATGCCAAATCGGATCGCGTCTGCCGTCAGTTGATGACCATGCCAGGCGTTGGTTACCGCGTGGCTCTGACGGTCAAGGCAGCGATTGATGACCCTGAACGATTTCGATCTTCCAGAGACGTTGGTCCCTGGGTTGGCCTGACGCCACGCCGCGAGCAATCCGGTGAACGCGATATCATTGGCGAGATCTCACGGGCGGGCGATGCGGGGCTGCGCACGGCGCTTTATCAAGCGGCAACGGTGATGTTGCATAGCGGGCGCCCCAATTGGCTGAGTGCCTGGGCTTGGAATGTCGCCAAACGGCGCGGAAAGAAGCGCGCGACAGTTGCGCTGGCGCGTCGGATCGGGGTGGTTCTGCACCGCATGTGGCGAGACAACGCTGAATTTCGCTACACCCGCTCTGATGCTGTGGCGGCCACCACAGCATAGGCTGTGAAAAACCGCACCCCCATTCACATCAGAGTTCTGAAGCAAAAGGAGAGATAGGCCGCGCCTGACGGCGATGGCTCACCGAGGTCCCCAAGCCGGGACGCGGTTCCCGATGATGCCGACTGTGGGCTAGTCACCAGATAACCATCTGAGTGCGCCTAGGAGATAGGCACGCGGGAACCGTTCTTGGACTGGGTATAATGTAGCGGCCACAGCGCTGACTACGGATGGAAGCACATTCCGGTGCGGGATATTTCGGTGATGCTGATGCGCGCAAAACAAGGCCAAACACACAGCTTCTTCAAACTACAGGGGCGCCGCGGCTCCTATCCCCGGGGCGTTCACCGCTGCGATAGATGGATGTCTTCGCGCTGAACGCCCCTCGCCGTGGTTCTCCTGCAATGATCCCGATCCGCAGGATCGGCCAATCGATGACACCCTCGCAGCCAACAGCTCAGCCGGGGGCGAGACTTTTTGTGAAAATATCTCTTGATAACACCCGCCCCAATATGGAAGCATACAACGTCAGGTTGGACACATTTTCGAACCCACAGTCGGCGACTAAGCTTTCTTCAGTTATTGTCGCAGAAATATTCGGTGCGTCAGCTAGAACTTCGATCACCGTCCCACCGGCCCGCCACTCAATCTGTCGTACCCCCGGAGTACCAGCCGGAGACCCCAGGCTCAGCATGCCGCGTACACGCAACTCCACCACCCCAACCCACATTCCAGGGCCCAAAGGCATATTGACTATGTTGCGGCGAGAGGCTACAACTGCTGGCACCACCGACTGCTAGTTCCGGGAACGACGTCGCCCCCCACGGCGATGCATTCGCGCCGTTAGCGAACGCCGCCGCGGTACTCGGCGCCGACGCCATACAGACGGCCAACAAAATGCTGAGCTTCTGTGACAATGGGGCTTGCCATCCTCTCGGCGCTGCTTCTGACTCCCACCGGTCTTTCTTTGTAAACAACTTCATCTTTCAGTCCTCCTTTTGCCCATATGAGAAACCTTGTCTCATAGGCGCGCAGGCGGTCTGTGAGGTAGGTGGGGTTTCGCATGTCTGGGGTGAGTGTGATATAAGCGCGGTTCTTGTGCCATGCTGGCGCGGAATCCGCTATGATGTTACCGTCTGCAAAGACCCGCGCAGCCTGACGCTGACGGATCTTGCACTGCTCATAAAGCCGACGGGCCTTCTCGATATGCCGACGCAGGGTTTCAGCTGACAGGCTCAGGCCTGACAGGCTGAGCTGATAGCCAAGGAAGCTTACACCACCCGACATCGCCCCATGGCCCATCCGGCCGATCAGGGTCTTGTCGGGGTGCGATACCATCCCCACGGCGGCAAAATGGTGCTGGATGGTCGCGATTGCGCGACGCAGTGGCCAGCGATGGCGTGAGATGACGATGATGTCATCCATATAGCGCAGGTAGAACACATCCTTTTGCGCGGCCATCGCGCAATCGAGATCGTAAAGATAGAACGCCCCCAATACGGGGCTGGGCGCGCCGCCTGCGCGAAGCCCGCGCGGGGCATCAACAAAGTTGCCGCCGGTCTCGACACTCATGTTCAGGTATTGCCCCAAGAGGTTCAGACAGTTGCGATCGCGCGTGTGGCGTTCGACCTTGCCAAGGAGGATTTCGGCATCGACGGTCTCATAGAAAGACTTCACATCGGTGCGATAGACAAAAGGGGCCGGGCCATACTGATGCAGGGCCTGCGTTGCGGCGCGGACAGCCGCTTTCAAGCCGCCTGTTCCCTTGAGGTGATAGCAACGGGGAGAGCGAGGCAGGATCTTGGTGAGCCGCGCTGCGAGG comes from the Roseinatronobacter monicus genome and includes:
- a CDS encoding IS1595 family transposase — protein: MDHDIFLVWLNETDNLSPDQRAEASRILSGSPSLQAVVDLLEAKVREDRICPHCASEGAIIRGHASGLSRFFCKGCGKTFNALTGTPLARLRHKGRWAEFAASLRDGETVKVSAERCMVARTTAFRWRHRFLRAVTAGAIKLRGIVEADETFFLSSRKGERNLDRKARKRGGKAAKRGLSEEQVPVLVAADRSGTTISAVLPAVTAAHLQAVLQPLLDPDALLVTDGCTSYPPCAAAMGISHESLNQTAGQRVRGELHIQTVNSRHERLKTFLRRHRGIATKYLDSYLRWFQLAVIPKHQTPRAILAAAAGILPISRHA
- a CDS encoding reverse transcriptase domain-containing protein, which translates into the protein MPRLRPLSVARGAARRGALRFDAGDRPTLAALAARLTKILPRSPRCYHLKGTGGLKAAVRAATQALHQYGPAPFVYRTDVKSFYETVDAEILLGKVERHTRDRNCLNLLGQYLNMSVETGGNFVDAPRGLRAGGAPSPVLGAFYLYDLDCAMAAQKDVFYLRYMDDIIVISRHRWPLRRAIATIQHHFAAVGMVSHPDKTLIGRMGHGAMSGGVSFLGYQLSLSGLSLSAETLRRHIEKARRLYEQCKIRQRQAARVFADGNIIADSAPAWHKNRAYITLTPDMRNPTYLTDRLRAYETRFLIWAKGGLKDEVVYKERPVGVRSSAERMASPIVTEAQHFVGRLYGVGAEYRGGVR
- a CDS encoding IS110 family transposase; amino-acid sequence: MDLYIGLDVSLASTAICVVSAQGKVVKETAAPSEPEDLVRVLRGLPGRVVGVGLEAGPLSQWLYQHLTEAGFATVLMETRQVKGALKAMPIKTDRRDAEGIARLLQMGWFRSVHCKSLSAQEMRALLSSRKAIQQATLSLELSIRGVLRNFGLKMGQVAKGRFEQRVLELAEGNPMLEAAATPILSARRALRQELAGMEKLLRDHAKSDRVCRQLMTMPGVGYRVALTVKAAIDDPERFRSSRDVGPWVGLTPRREQSGERDIIGEISRAGDAGLRTALYQAATVMLHSGRPNWLSAWAWNVAKRRGKKRATVALARRIGVVLHRMWRDNAEFRYTRSDAVAATTA
- a CDS encoding type VI secretion system Vgr family protein encodes the protein MSLFEQLSSLAQRFLDQDQDLAFGFEAAAGRFTVVGFSVQEAINTPFEIVVDLASLDPDIDLAALLDAPACLGLYSKYQTPRHFHGIVTDAMRGDSGYRRTFYTLVLRPSLSRLDHGSDWRIWQDMTVPEVAAQLLSEQGVTDVDWRLAETYLPREYLTQAGETNRAFLERILAEEGIFYAFAHSPDGHKLIVTDAPLAMPMIADPVLAYNANPGGQSRGVWVSRFSQTERLRASHYAMEDYTFHNPPAGMGTLAVGERLDGLKGRYEHFAYPGRYKDPASVGNRFTRHRIEAERVDATTGAGETNCLHLNAAFQMTLAAHTDPRANSRHRLLAVSHSGQQSAALEEDAGDAPTTYSASFVTKPGHLPYRPAVPRKPVVDGPQMAVVTGPPGEEIYCDNFGRVKVQFEWNRHTPADEHSSCWIRVSQNWGGGGWGHMAIPRIGQEVIVDFFDGDADQPIITGRTYNARNRPPYKLPEHKTRMTIKSDTHKGTGFNELRFEDEAGREEVFLHAQKDRNEKTRNNHTERIDNNWVQSVGAEKVIEVGDNHIERIGGNVFISVGPSNLGQMFSRGLQTLTEGIGKVASALGLPGVINPGTGNYALTVEKSKTEAVGVLSSETVGSHKYISAGQQISLNAGTNVTVTANRVLDLSAHSLVAIKVGKSVLTMHKDGRVILSGKSFKIDMEDKIDAKAGEIRLN
- a CDS encoding Hcp family type VI secretion system effector yields the protein MPMPAYLTIEGETQGLITQGATTFDSITNEWQAGHEDEIMVQAFSHAVITPRDPQSGSPTGTRIHQPFTFTCTLNKSVPLLYNALVTGELLTKVELKWYRTQASEQVHFFTTALEEALIVDINCDMPHCKDMTSKDYTQLVQVKMTYRKIMWDHVVAGTSGSDDWRNPIQA